A window of Ruania suaedae contains these coding sequences:
- a CDS encoding stage II sporulation protein M, which translates to MDLDAFVAVNAARWDRLDRLTRARRRTGAEADELVHLYRLTATHLSQVRTSAPDPEIIARLSGLLARARGVVAGAHEPAWSDITRFVVISLPAAFYRARWLTIAAMVFFCAVALIAGLRASADPGLLAQMGTPSEREQYAEEAFAAYYSNYPAPDFAAQVWTNNAWIAAQCIAGGITGVFPVYVLVQNAVGIGMAGAVMAEHGYLDVFFALILPHGLMELSAIFIAAGAGLRLFFAWAFAGPRTRSRALAEEGRSVFTVAIGLVVVLGVSGLVEGFVTPSALPTGVKITIGALVLAGYWIYTIALGRRAVRDGETGDVRSEHAEDTVAMAD; encoded by the coding sequence ATGGATCTGGATGCGTTCGTCGCGGTCAACGCCGCGCGGTGGGACCGGCTGGACCGCCTCACCCGCGCCCGGCGCCGTACCGGTGCGGAGGCGGACGAGCTGGTCCACCTCTACCGGCTCACCGCCACCCACCTCTCCCAGGTCCGCACGAGCGCACCCGATCCCGAGATCATCGCCCGGCTCAGCGGCCTCCTGGCGCGGGCCCGCGGGGTCGTCGCCGGGGCGCACGAACCGGCCTGGAGCGACATCACCCGGTTCGTCGTGATCTCCCTGCCGGCCGCCTTCTACCGGGCGCGATGGCTGACGATCGCCGCGATGGTGTTCTTCTGCGCGGTCGCACTGATCGCCGGTCTGCGCGCGAGCGCCGATCCCGGGCTGCTCGCCCAGATGGGCACGCCGAGCGAGCGCGAGCAGTATGCGGAGGAGGCCTTCGCCGCCTACTACTCCAACTATCCCGCTCCCGACTTCGCCGCCCAGGTCTGGACCAACAACGCCTGGATCGCCGCCCAGTGCATCGCCGGGGGGATCACCGGGGTCTTCCCGGTCTACGTGCTGGTCCAGAACGCCGTCGGGATCGGCATGGCCGGGGCGGTGATGGCCGAGCACGGGTACCTGGACGTGTTCTTCGCGCTCATCCTCCCGCACGGGCTGATGGAGCTCTCGGCCATCTTCATCGCCGCCGGGGCCGGCCTGCGATTGTTCTTCGCCTGGGCCTTCGCCGGTCCTCGCACGCGCAGCCGGGCCCTCGCCGAGGAGGGCCGGTCGGTCTTCACCGTCGCCATCGGCCTGGTGGTGGTGCTCGGCGTGAGCGGGCTGGTCGAGGGTTTCGTGACCCCCTCGGCCCTGCCCACCGGCGTCAAGATCACGATCGGCGCCCTGGTCCTGGCCGGCTACTGGATCTACACGATCGCGCTGGGCCGCCGTGCGGTGCGCGACGGTGAGACCGGGGACGTCCGGTCCGAGCACGCCGAGGACACCGTCGCGATGGCGGACTGA
- a CDS encoding TetR/AcrR family transcriptional regulator yields the protein MTPTSRTPTREHLLAVAVETFGSDGFEASIRTIAARAGVAVGLVQYHFGGKAGLREQCDRLVYTVIDEAVPRHFHPDRLAAMDRDDPVLVAPFVDYTFRSLALGTPLAHQIVTRLSAHVLYLIGTGSPEDVSRARQIVRHALGATLLDFTAKRPRTKDEAHAFVRAAWEQEFVPLLSAHPCAA from the coding sequence GTGACCCCGACCTCCCGCACCCCGACCAGGGAGCACCTCCTGGCCGTCGCCGTTGAGACCTTCGGTAGCGACGGCTTCGAGGCAAGCATCCGCACCATCGCCGCCCGCGCCGGTGTGGCGGTCGGACTCGTGCAGTACCACTTCGGGGGCAAGGCCGGCCTGCGTGAGCAGTGCGACCGGCTGGTCTACACGGTGATCGACGAGGCCGTGCCGCGCCACTTCCACCCGGACCGCCTGGCGGCGATGGACCGCGACGACCCGGTGCTGGTGGCACCGTTCGTGGACTACACCTTCCGGAGCCTGGCTCTGGGCACGCCGCTGGCCCACCAGATCGTCACCCGGCTGAGCGCCCATGTGCTGTACCTGATCGGCACCGGCTCACCCGAGGACGTCTCCCGCGCGCGGCAGATCGTTCGCCACGCGCTCGGTGCCACGCTGCTGGACTTCACCGCGAAGCGGCCACGCACCAAGGACGAGGCGCACGCTTTCGTCCGGGCCGCCTGGGAGCAGGAGTTCGTCCCGCTGCTGAGCGCTCACCCCTGCGCCGCCTGA
- a CDS encoding acyltransferase family protein — protein MMSEQAGTSSRLPWIDIAKAAAIVLVVHYHVSVAGAPQLLPDSTSAVVAWWRDLSLAMIPLRMPLFFLTAGLLAGGAIQRPWSALWRPRIGNLLWPFLLWSVLFAVLCAPRYDPEEPVRYMRRSLEAIPFGGTAYWFLSVLVVYFVIARLLRRFPHLLLLGAVAAVGLAPLVGSFLTDALGAPDALATNASRAASFAVWYFLGCFARPVVTQIATRATWAGAATATALYVVIAWALYFAGMAASITDLLNLALNVLGLVAALQLAVLASRAGPARRLGHYLAGRTLAIYVLHPILLSGVIVAVRRGDGTAVLPLTSPILNVLLFPLLTVALVAASTALYDLARRVGAPWLFALPGGRTREPR, from the coding sequence ATGATGTCGGAGCAGGCCGGCACCTCCTCTCGACTGCCCTGGATCGACATCGCCAAGGCGGCCGCCATCGTGCTCGTGGTCCACTACCACGTCAGCGTCGCCGGTGCCCCTCAGCTGCTACCGGACTCGACCAGTGCGGTGGTGGCCTGGTGGCGCGATCTGAGCCTGGCGATGATTCCGCTGCGGATGCCGCTGTTCTTCCTGACCGCGGGGCTGCTCGCCGGCGGCGCGATCCAGCGCCCCTGGTCGGCGCTGTGGCGGCCGCGGATCGGCAACCTGCTCTGGCCGTTCCTGCTGTGGAGCGTGCTGTTCGCCGTCCTCTGCGCCCCGCGGTACGACCCCGAGGAGCCGGTCCGCTACATGCGGCGGAGCCTGGAGGCGATCCCGTTCGGCGGCACCGCCTACTGGTTCCTCTCGGTCCTGGTGGTCTACTTCGTCATCGCCCGGCTGCTACGACGATTCCCTCACCTCCTGCTGCTGGGCGCCGTGGCGGCCGTGGGACTGGCTCCCCTGGTGGGCTCGTTCCTGACCGACGCCCTGGGCGCCCCGGACGCGCTTGCCACGAACGCCTCCCGGGCCGCCTCGTTCGCAGTGTGGTACTTCCTCGGGTGCTTCGCCCGGCCGGTGGTCACGCAGATCGCCACCCGCGCCACGTGGGCCGGCGCGGCCACGGCGACGGCCCTGTACGTGGTGATCGCCTGGGCGCTCTACTTCGCCGGGATGGCCGCGAGCATCACCGACCTGCTGAATCTCGCGCTGAACGTGCTCGGCCTCGTCGCCGCCCTCCAGCTCGCCGTCCTGGCCTCCCGTGCCGGCCCGGCCCGGCGCCTGGGCCACTATCTGGCCGGGCGCACGCTGGCGATCTACGTACTGCACCCGATCCTGCTCAGCGGGGTCATCGTGGCGGTCCGCCGCGGCGACGGCACGGCCGTGCTGCCCCTGACGAGTCCGATCCTGAACGTGCTGCTGTTCCCGCTCCTCACGGTCGCACTCGTGGCCGCCTCCACCGCCCTCTACGACCTCGCCCGGCGGGTCGGTGCGCCGTGGTTGTTCGCACTACCCGGGGGCCGCACGCGCGAGCCGCGCTGA
- a CDS encoding ABC transporter permease produces the protein MSTPTTYAPTPVRSARTGVGVVIGAALVLLAVASVFTGVSDVTPASLLRADADSHAQFLLLVSRIPRTVAVLLVGASLGIAGLIMQMMVRNRFVEPSTTGVTEFATLGMLGCIIFAPALPVVGKAGVAAVFGLVGTWVFLQVIKAIPVRQLVLVPLVGIMLGGVVGAFTTFIAYRMDLLQSLGQWAQGSFASVMAGRYELLWLAGAMVVVAWVAADRFSVIGLGEDFATNLGLNYRRVMAVGMVVIAVITATVLATAGIVPFLGLVVPNVVSLIIGDNCRRAIPWVAGLGAVFILACDILARVVRFPYEIPLSVIVGILGAGIFLWLLLRKGSRAH, from the coding sequence GTGTCGACTCCGACCACTTACGCGCCCACCCCGGTCCGCTCCGCGCGGACCGGGGTGGGCGTCGTCATCGGGGCGGCGCTGGTGCTGCTGGCCGTGGCGAGCGTGTTCACCGGTGTCTCCGACGTCACCCCCGCCTCGCTGCTGCGGGCCGACGCCGACTCCCACGCGCAGTTCCTGCTGTTGGTCAGCCGCATCCCGCGGACCGTGGCGGTGCTGCTCGTGGGCGCCTCGCTCGGGATCGCGGGGCTGATCATGCAGATGATGGTGCGCAACCGGTTCGTCGAGCCCAGCACCACCGGCGTCACCGAGTTCGCCACCCTCGGCATGCTCGGCTGCATCATCTTCGCCCCGGCGCTGCCGGTGGTCGGCAAGGCCGGTGTGGCGGCCGTGTTCGGGCTGGTCGGCACCTGGGTGTTCCTGCAGGTGATCAAGGCCATACCGGTGCGCCAGCTCGTGCTGGTGCCGCTGGTGGGCATCATGCTCGGGGGAGTGGTGGGCGCCTTCACCACGTTCATCGCCTACCGGATGGACCTGTTGCAGTCGCTCGGGCAGTGGGCCCAGGGCAGCTTCGCCTCGGTGATGGCCGGGCGCTACGAGCTGCTCTGGCTCGCCGGCGCGATGGTGGTGGTGGCCTGGGTGGCCGCCGACCGGTTCTCCGTGATCGGGCTCGGCGAGGACTTCGCCACCAACCTCGGGCTGAACTACCGCCGGGTGATGGCCGTGGGGATGGTGGTGATCGCCGTCATCACCGCCACGGTGCTGGCCACCGCCGGGATCGTGCCGTTCCTCGGGCTGGTGGTGCCGAACGTCGTGAGCCTGATCATCGGTGACAACTGCCGCCGGGCCATCCCGTGGGTGGCCGGGCTCGGCGCCGTGTTCATCCTCGCCTGCGACATCCTCGCCCGCGTCGTGCGGTTCCCCTACGAGATCCCGCTCTCGGTGATCGTGGGCATCCTCGGCGCCGGCATCTTCCTCTGGCTGCTGCTGCGGAAGGGGTCCCGTGCTCACTGA
- the ahcY gene encoding adenosylhomocysteinase, protein MTFSELPGQYKVRDLSLAAAGRHQIRLAEHEMPGLMALREEFGESQPLRGARIAGSLHMTVQTAVLIETLTALGAQVRWASCNIFSTQDEAAAAVAVGPHGTPEDPRGVPVFAWKGESLSEYWDCTEQILLWPEEGPNLILDDGGDATMLVHEGRRFEQTGAVPSDPEPGEPGHSEELIVFRNVVRRSLAADPRRWTTIAGRIRGVSEETTTGVHRLYQLAAAGELLFPAINVNDSVTKSKFDNRYGIRHSLPDGINRATDILIGGKVAVVCGYGDVGKGAAEALRGQGARVIVTEIDPICALQAAMDGYQVARLESVLDQGDFFITTTGNVDVITADHLVGMKDKAVVGNIGHFDNEIDIAGLARVPGVRREEIKPQVHEWVIPGDEGQEAKSIIVLSEGRLLNLGNATGHPSFVMSNSFANQVIAQIELHDPTADYDLSVHRLPKVLDEKVARLHLDALGVELTELTKDQAEYIDVDVSGPYKSDHYRY, encoded by the coding sequence ATGACTTTCTCCGAGCTCCCCGGTCAGTACAAGGTCCGCGATCTGTCCCTCGCGGCCGCCGGCCGCCACCAGATCCGCCTCGCCGAGCACGAGATGCCCGGGCTGATGGCGTTGCGGGAGGAGTTCGGCGAGTCCCAGCCGCTGCGGGGAGCCCGGATCGCCGGATCGCTGCACATGACCGTGCAGACCGCCGTGCTGATCGAGACCCTCACCGCCCTCGGTGCCCAGGTGCGCTGGGCCAGCTGCAACATCTTCTCCACCCAGGACGAGGCCGCCGCCGCTGTGGCGGTCGGACCGCACGGCACTCCCGAGGACCCGCGCGGGGTGCCGGTGTTCGCGTGGAAGGGCGAGAGCCTGAGCGAGTACTGGGACTGCACCGAGCAGATCCTGCTCTGGCCCGAGGAGGGCCCCAACCTCATCCTCGACGACGGCGGCGACGCCACCATGCTCGTGCACGAGGGGCGCCGGTTCGAGCAGACCGGGGCCGTCCCCTCCGACCCCGAGCCCGGTGAGCCCGGCCACTCCGAGGAACTGATCGTCTTCCGCAACGTGGTCCGCCGCTCCCTCGCGGCCGACCCCCGGCGCTGGACCACCATCGCCGGCCGCATCCGTGGCGTCAGCGAGGAGACCACCACCGGCGTGCACCGGCTCTACCAGCTCGCCGCGGCCGGCGAGCTGCTGTTCCCGGCGATCAACGTCAACGACTCGGTCACCAAGTCCAAGTTCGACAACCGCTACGGCATCCGCCACTCCCTGCCCGACGGCATCAACCGCGCCACCGACATCCTCATCGGCGGCAAGGTCGCGGTGGTGTGTGGCTACGGCGACGTCGGCAAGGGGGCGGCCGAGGCGCTGCGCGGGCAGGGCGCCCGGGTGATCGTCACCGAGATCGACCCCATCTGCGCGCTGCAGGCGGCTATGGACGGCTACCAGGTGGCCCGCCTGGAGTCGGTGCTCGATCAAGGTGACTTCTTCATCACCACCACCGGCAACGTCGACGTCATCACCGCTGATCACCTGGTCGGGATGAAGGACAAGGCCGTGGTGGGCAACATCGGCCACTTCGACAACGAGATCGACATCGCGGGCCTGGCCCGGGTGCCCGGGGTGCGGCGCGAGGAGATCAAGCCGCAGGTGCACGAGTGGGTGATTCCGGGCGATGAGGGCCAGGAGGCGAAGTCGATCATCGTGCTCTCCGAGGGCCGGCTGCTCAACCTCGGCAACGCCACCGGCCACCCCTCGTTCGTGATGAGCAACTCCTTCGCGAACCAGGTGATCGCCCAGATCGAGCTGCACGACCCCACCGCCGACTACGACCTGAGCGTGCACCGGCTGCCGAAGGTGCTCGACGAGAAGGTCGCCCGCCTGCACCTGGACGCTCTCGGCGTGGAGCTGACCGAACTGACCAAGGACCAGGCCGAGTACATCGACGTCGACGTCTCCGGCCCCTACAAGTCCGATCACTACCGCTACTGA
- a CDS encoding TetR family transcriptional regulator, whose amino-acid sequence MPTVTYPRSATPAKQRVIDAGIELFGREGFDAGIRAIAARAGSAVGLVQYHFGGKEGLRSACDRQVYAALDVALPTHFHRAGLVALEPDDLPLLGHILHYLMRSLGEGGPLAPQVVMRLAAHVQGLTGVSPEGGPQVLQHARETVRFGLGATLLDYAIARPQSPEEAVAFVRRAWEKEFLPLILGAGVLGRPELR is encoded by the coding sequence ATGCCCACTGTGACCTACCCCCGCTCTGCCACCCCGGCCAAGCAGCGAGTGATCGACGCCGGCATCGAGCTGTTCGGCCGCGAGGGATTCGACGCGGGCATCCGGGCGATCGCCGCCCGGGCCGGTTCCGCGGTCGGACTCGTGCAGTACCACTTCGGCGGCAAGGAGGGTCTGCGCTCCGCCTGCGACCGGCAGGTCTATGCCGCCCTCGATGTCGCCCTGCCCACCCACTTCCACCGCGCCGGCCTCGTCGCGCTCGAACCGGACGATCTGCCGCTGCTGGGGCACATCCTCCACTACCTGATGCGCAGCCTGGGGGAGGGCGGCCCGCTCGCCCCGCAGGTCGTCATGCGGCTGGCGGCGCACGTCCAGGGCCTGACCGGGGTGAGCCCCGAGGGTGGCCCACAGGTGCTGCAGCACGCGCGGGAGACCGTCCGGTTCGGCCTGGGCGCGACGCTCCTCGACTACGCGATCGCCCGCCCGCAGAGCCCGGAGGAGGCCGTCGCCTTCGTCCGCCGCGCCTGGGAGAAGGAGTTCCTGCCGCTGATCCTCGGGGCCGGCGTGCTGGGCAGACCCGAGCTCCGATGA
- a CDS encoding type IV toxin-antitoxin system AbiEi family antitoxin domain-containing protein, with product MTTSPSLDVGLYSPAQLRARGIDRRRLRHLLAHGRLLHVARGWYARPDADTAAVAAVSAGARLTCLSAARLHDLWLPEHSRSHVHARRGNVPAGWVPHGPRLDAWPGPDPVAGLPLCLDHAARCLIPESAAILFESALTRGRITPTDADVILAGLPVRVTSAIGNVTALSQSGSETRIARWLRRRGVRFAQQVAIPGVGTVDFLVGRWIIEADSAAHHRSRQEYENDRRRDMAARMQGLDTSRLSFSQIWQHWPTTTAHLAAILATRRHLARPRPIPY from the coding sequence ATGACCACCTCACCCTCACTCGATGTCGGGCTCTACTCCCCCGCCCAGCTGCGGGCACGCGGGATCGACCGGCGCCGGCTCCGCCATCTGCTCGCCCATGGGCGGCTGCTGCACGTCGCCCGCGGCTGGTACGCCCGGCCCGATGCCGATACCGCCGCGGTCGCCGCCGTCAGCGCCGGCGCCCGCCTGACCTGCCTCTCCGCGGCCCGCCTGCATGACCTGTGGCTGCCCGAGCACTCCCGCTCTCACGTCCACGCCCGCCGCGGCAATGTCCCGGCCGGCTGGGTCCCGCACGGCCCGCGTCTGGATGCCTGGCCCGGACCCGACCCGGTGGCCGGCCTACCGCTGTGCCTGGACCATGCCGCACGCTGCCTGATCCCCGAGAGCGCCGCGATCCTGTTCGAGTCCGCGCTCACCCGGGGCAGGATCACCCCCACCGACGCGGACGTGATCCTGGCCGGGTTGCCGGTGCGCGTCACGTCGGCGATCGGCAACGTCACCGCCTTGAGCCAGTCCGGCTCGGAGACCCGGATCGCCCGCTGGCTACGACGGCGGGGCGTGCGGTTCGCCCAGCAGGTCGCCATCCCCGGGGTGGGCACGGTGGACTTCCTGGTCGGGCGGTGGATCATCGAGGCCGACAGCGCCGCCCACCACCGCTCGCGGCAGGAGTACGAGAACGACCGCCGCCGGGACATGGCAGCGAGGATGCAGGGGCTGGACACGAGCCGGCTGAGCTTCTCCCAGATCTGGCAGCACTGGCCCACGACCACCGCTCACCTCGCCGCGATCCTGGCCACCCGCCGGCACCTGGCCCGGCCCCGGCCCATCCCCTACTGA
- a CDS encoding siderophore ABC transporter substrate-binding protein, which translates to MSVKRPVALISLAAATSLAVAACGGPETAAGSDGESTETVTFTWDRNTAGEDEDPQYEETSVEAPVNPETIVAFDIASLDTVGALGGEIAGAPLDNVPDYLADYLAEDAFNAGTLFEADLVAIEAQQPDLILVSGRSSALWEDLNEIAPTVDLSPAGSYLETLERNTTFLGEVLEAEDEAAEAVESLNAQIEDVRAQTAELGTGLGLMVSGGSLSALAASGGTEGGFTYRSGIMYDVFGVEPVIDDIQGATHGEPVSFEFVLEENPDHLFVIDRDQAVGTEDAQAAAEVLDNDIINETAAAQNDRIHYLNPVAWYIVYGGLDTTQVMIDDISAAL; encoded by the coding sequence ATGTCAGTGAAGCGCCCTGTGGCCCTCATCTCGCTCGCGGCGGCGACGTCGCTCGCCGTGGCGGCCTGCGGTGGCCCCGAGACCGCCGCCGGATCCGACGGGGAGTCGACCGAGACGGTCACCTTCACCTGGGACCGCAACACCGCCGGTGAGGACGAGGACCCGCAGTACGAGGAGACCAGTGTCGAGGCGCCGGTGAACCCGGAGACCATCGTGGCCTTCGACATCGCGAGCCTGGACACCGTCGGTGCCCTCGGTGGCGAGATCGCCGGTGCGCCGCTGGACAACGTGCCGGACTACCTGGCCGACTACCTCGCCGAGGATGCCTTCAACGCCGGCACCCTCTTCGAGGCCGACCTCGTCGCGATCGAGGCCCAGCAGCCCGACCTGATCCTCGTCTCGGGCCGCTCCTCGGCGCTGTGGGAGGACCTCAACGAGATCGCCCCCACGGTCGACCTCAGCCCCGCCGGCAGCTACCTCGAGACCCTCGAGCGCAACACCACCTTCCTCGGTGAGGTGCTCGAGGCCGAGGACGAGGCTGCCGAGGCGGTCGAGAGTCTCAACGCCCAGATCGAGGACGTGCGCGCCCAGACCGCCGAGCTCGGCACCGGCCTGGGTCTGATGGTCTCCGGCGGCAGCCTCAGCGCACTCGCCGCCAGCGGCGGCACCGAGGGCGGGTTCACCTACCGCAGCGGCATCATGTACGACGTCTTCGGCGTGGAGCCGGTGATCGACGACATCCAGGGCGCCACCCACGGCGAGCCCGTCTCCTTCGAGTTCGTGCTCGAGGAGAACCCCGACCACCTGTTCGTCATCGATCGCGACCAGGCCGTCGGCACCGAGGACGCGCAGGCCGCCGCCGAGGTGCTCGACAACGACATCATCAACGAGACCGCGGCAGCCCAGAACGACCGGATCCACTACCTCAACCCGGTGGCCTGGTACATCGTCTACGGCGGCCTGGACACCACGCAGGTCATGATCGACGACATCTCGGCCGCGCTGTAA
- a CDS encoding RDD family protein, which produces MNSSATPPASRAGGANPYATSATRDAGPGQPGEPAAADRAGPAGSGGSGGSGGAGRSGGAGRASSAGGTTAPSDPFRPVGLPTDLIVTGEAVALEARPAMLLSRVGSGLIDVAVQGLGGALVLIIGLSLASNTAQANTAMILALVTAIVLIPTTVETITRGLSAGKVATGVRIVREDGGPVRFRQAFVRALAGAIEIWVSFGSLAIITSLVNARGKRLGDLLAGTYAVRSRSGTGVRAPLLMPPDLAAWAERADIRRLPAAPALHARIFLSRTSSMRPEPRQQAAQALAAAIEPYVAPPPPWGTHPERFLAAVLVARRDREYAAATRRQATEHEEAERMRHLPYGIADWS; this is translated from the coding sequence ATGAACTCTTCAGCGACGCCACCGGCGAGCCGGGCCGGCGGGGCGAACCCGTACGCCACCTCCGCCACGCGCGATGCCGGGCCGGGCCAGCCGGGCGAGCCAGCCGCGGCGGATCGGGCTGGTCCGGCTGGCTCCGGTGGCTCAGGTGGCTCAGGCGGTGCAGGGCGCTCAGGCGGTGCCGGGCGCGCGAGCAGTGCGGGCGGAACGACGGCTCCCTCGGACCCGTTCCGCCCGGTCGGGCTGCCGACCGACCTGATCGTCACGGGCGAGGCGGTGGCGCTGGAAGCACGGCCGGCGATGCTGCTCAGCCGAGTCGGGTCCGGGCTGATCGACGTGGCCGTCCAGGGCCTGGGCGGGGCGCTGGTCCTCATCATCGGCCTCTCGCTGGCCTCCAACACGGCCCAGGCCAACACCGCCATGATCCTCGCGCTGGTCACCGCGATCGTCCTCATCCCCACCACCGTGGAGACCATCACCCGGGGCCTGTCGGCCGGCAAGGTCGCCACCGGCGTGCGGATCGTGCGCGAGGACGGCGGGCCGGTGCGTTTCCGGCAGGCGTTCGTCCGGGCCCTGGCCGGGGCGATCGAGATCTGGGTGAGCTTCGGCTCGCTGGCGATCATCACCTCGCTGGTGAATGCCCGCGGCAAGCGCCTCGGCGATCTGCTGGCGGGCACCTACGCCGTGCGCAGCAGGTCCGGAACCGGGGTGCGCGCACCGCTGCTGATGCCGCCGGATCTGGCTGCCTGGGCCGAGCGCGCCGACATCCGCCGGCTACCGGCCGCGCCGGCCCTGCACGCGCGGATCTTCCTCTCCCGCACCAGCTCGATGCGACCGGAACCGCGCCAGCAGGCGGCGCAGGCGCTCGCGGCGGCGATCGAGCCCTACGTCGCTCCCCCGCCCCCCTGGGGCACGCACCCGGAGCGGTTCCTGGCCGCTGTGCTCGTGGCCCGCCGGGACCGGGAGTACGCCGCCGCCACGCGCCGCCAAGCCACCGAGCACGAGGAAGCCGAGCGGATGCGCCACCTCCCCTACGGCATCGCCGACTGGTCCTGA
- a CDS encoding iron ABC transporter ATP-binding protein — MIVLEGATKRYGPATVLDHVSLTFGGEGVTALIGPNGAGKSTLFGVIGRLIQAEEGRVSIDDLDVATAPSRTLATRLAVLRQDNHIAARLTVEDLVEFGRFPHSRGRTTAEDREHVERALDYLDLQPFRTRFLDQLSGGQRQRAFVAMVLAQDTRYVLLDEPLNNLDLKHAVEIMRLLRRMADELDKRVVVVLHDINVAARYSDRIVAMREGRVVCDGPAAEVMDPAVLESVYDMAVDVREIDGRLVALTAG, encoded by the coding sequence ATGATCGTGCTCGAGGGCGCCACCAAGCGCTACGGCCCGGCCACGGTGCTCGACCACGTCTCGCTGACCTTCGGCGGCGAGGGCGTGACCGCGCTCATCGGCCCCAATGGGGCCGGCAAATCCACCCTGTTCGGCGTGATCGGACGGCTGATCCAGGCCGAGGAGGGGCGGGTGAGCATCGATGACCTCGACGTGGCCACCGCACCCTCGCGCACCCTGGCCACCCGGCTGGCGGTGCTGCGCCAGGACAACCACATCGCCGCCCGTCTCACGGTGGAGGACCTGGTGGAGTTCGGCCGGTTCCCCCACTCGCGCGGGCGGACCACCGCCGAGGACCGCGAGCACGTGGAGCGGGCGCTGGACTACCTCGACCTGCAGCCCTTCCGCACCCGGTTCCTGGACCAGCTCTCCGGCGGGCAGCGCCAGCGGGCGTTCGTGGCGATGGTCCTCGCCCAGGACACGCGGTACGTGCTGCTGGACGAGCCGCTGAACAACCTCGACCTCAAGCACGCGGTTGAGATCATGCGGCTGCTGCGGCGGATGGCCGACGAGCTCGACAAGCGGGTGGTGGTGGTGCTGCACGACATCAACGTCGCCGCCCGCTACTCCGACCGGATCGTGGCGATGCGGGAGGGGCGAGTGGTCTGCGACGGGCCGGCGGCCGAGGTGATGGACCCGGCCGTGCTGGAGTCGGTCTACGACATGGCGGTGGACGTGCGTGAGATCGACGGCCGGCTGGTGGCGCTGACGGCTGGGTGA
- a CDS encoding iron chelate uptake ABC transporter family permease subunit, whose amino-acid sequence MRLAVLGCAVVLLVATYLLTDVPGSLAFAVKIRGMTVLAMLVVSIAVGTSTVVFHTITANRILTPSIMGFDAFYGLTATAMVFFLGSAAFLNADAVTLWIGQVVVMVAFSVLLFTWLFGGKRRSLHLMLLVGIVLGTLLRALAEWMQRMLDPLDFQVVTDAMFASLSRPDETLLMLTGALVVAGVVALIPLLRILDVLTLGESMAVGLGIDHRRVVMGLFAIVSVMVAASTSMVGPILFFGLIVANLAYSYVGSFRHRFTLPAAVGLGMVCLVGGQLVLERIFGFGGALAMIIEFAGGLFFLYLVLRKGAR is encoded by the coding sequence GTGCGACTGGCGGTCCTGGGCTGCGCCGTCGTGCTCCTCGTGGCCACCTACCTGCTCACCGACGTGCCCGGATCGCTGGCGTTCGCCGTCAAGATCCGGGGCATGACGGTGCTGGCGATGCTGGTGGTCTCGATCGCGGTGGGCACCTCCACCGTGGTGTTCCACACGATCACCGCCAACCGCATCCTCACGCCCTCGATCATGGGCTTCGACGCGTTCTACGGCCTGACCGCCACCGCGATGGTGTTCTTCCTCGGGTCCGCGGCGTTCCTGAACGCCGACGCGGTCACGCTCTGGATCGGCCAGGTGGTGGTGATGGTGGCCTTCAGCGTGCTGCTGTTCACCTGGCTGTTCGGGGGCAAGCGGCGCTCCCTGCACCTGATGCTGCTGGTGGGGATCGTGCTGGGCACCCTGCTGCGGGCGCTGGCGGAGTGGATGCAGCGGATGCTGGACCCGCTGGACTTCCAGGTGGTCACCGATGCGATGTTCGCCTCGCTCAGCCGGCCCGACGAGACGTTGCTGATGCTCACCGGCGCTCTCGTGGTGGCCGGCGTGGTGGCGCTGATCCCGCTGCTGCGGATCCTGGACGTGCTCACGCTCGGGGAGTCGATGGCGGTCGGGCTCGGGATCGATCATCGGCGGGTGGTGATGGGGCTGTTCGCGATCGTCTCGGTGATGGTGGCCGCCTCCACCTCGATGGTGGGCCCGATCCTGTTCTTCGGTCTGATCGTGGCCAATCTCGCCTACTCCTACGTGGGCAGCTTCCGGCACCGGTTCACGCTGCCGGCCGCCGTCGGGCTGGGCATGGTCTGCCTGGTGGGCGGGCAGCTGGTGCTCGAGCGGATCTTCGGCTTCGGCGGCGCGCTGGCGATGATCATCGAGTTCGCCGGCGGCCTGTTCTTCCTCTACCTCGTGTTGCGAAAGGGGGCACGATGA